One window from the genome of Pseudalkalibacillus hwajinpoensis encodes:
- a CDS encoding Gfo/Idh/MocA family protein: protein MGIRFGIMGTANIARKAVIPAIQNAQGAEVVSVASGSGRAREFAAEMGIEHYHDSYEAMLDDQSIDAVYIPLPNTLHKKWTIAAAQKGKHVLCEKPAAITARDAMQMVQACEDNSVIFMEAFMYQFHPQHEIVREVIASGEIGDVKHMRTNFSFYIGDKPNNIRLNSELGGGSIWDVGCYCIHSSRFIIGSEPLKVYAQASIPKEVGVDLSAAGIFTFANGVTASFDCSFERQMSNSYEILGTKGSIHVPFAYRPDAPGAGGLIRIKNSEGNVREEKVEGEQYTLMVEHFTRCVENQHIPSYSGEATVNNLKTIEACYESIDKNQPVELV, encoded by the coding sequence ATGGGAATTAGATTTGGTATTATGGGAACAGCCAATATTGCTAGAAAAGCGGTTATTCCAGCTATTCAAAATGCTCAAGGTGCTGAAGTGGTGAGTGTTGCTAGCGGTAGTGGTCGAGCGAGAGAATTTGCAGCAGAAATGGGCATTGAGCATTATCATGACAGTTATGAAGCGATGCTAGATGATCAATCAATCGATGCGGTTTACATTCCACTTCCAAATACATTACACAAAAAATGGACAATTGCAGCGGCTCAAAAAGGAAAGCACGTACTATGCGAAAAGCCTGCTGCCATTACAGCCCGTGATGCCATGCAAATGGTGCAAGCCTGTGAAGACAACAGTGTTATTTTTATGGAAGCATTTATGTATCAATTCCATCCCCAACATGAAATTGTAAGAGAAGTGATTGCTTCAGGTGAAATTGGTGACGTCAAGCATATGCGTACTAATTTTTCATTTTATATCGGTGACAAACCAAATAACATCCGTCTCAACAGTGAACTAGGTGGTGGCAGCATCTGGGATGTGGGATGTTACTGTATTCACTCCTCTAGGTTCATAATTGGAAGCGAACCATTAAAAGTTTACGCTCAGGCTTCCATTCCTAAGGAAGTTGGCGTAGATCTTTCGGCTGCAGGAATCTTTACGTTTGCAAATGGAGTAACAGCTTCATTTGATTGTAGCTTTGAACGACAAATGAGCAATTCCTATGAAATTCTTGGTACAAAAGGAAGTATTCATGTTCCATTTGCATACCGTCCAGACGCGCCTGGAGCTGGTGGTTTAATTCGAATTAAAAATAGCGAAGGCAACGTGAGAGAAGAAAAGGTTGAAGGTGAGCAGTATACACTTATGGTTGAACATTTTACGCGTTGTGTTGAAAATCAGCATATCCCATCATATTCCGGCGAAGCGACAGTAAATAATTTGAAAACGATAGAAGCTTGCTATGAATCTATTGATAAAAATCAACCAGTTGAGCTAGTATAA
- a CDS encoding HAD-IIB family hydrolase produces MAFYMFDVDGVLTDENARPDKEVVKMIEKLATEGHILSFVTGRSRGWLSDHLFPLFDDEIDWSSLYCVSEHGAIKGRGTDISSWELDEEYVIADEVKDKLYKVSQKEQYDGLIQWDQTKESMGTVEAVHGDPGDKEHLKKTREALQEYADDVDSISSKSGNKTVVSTYGVDVIHPDLSKKIGATWIIDEIQSADKVFVFGDSSGDMVMAVTAKEHELNNITFHWVGEGETPQEKNITSISSKKSYSEGTKELLEKHIG; encoded by the coding sequence ATGGCTTTTTATATGTTTGATGTTGATGGCGTTCTAACAGATGAGAATGCTAGACCAGATAAAGAAGTTGTTAAGATGATTGAAAAGCTAGCTACAGAGGGACATATTCTTTCTTTCGTCACAGGGCGTTCTAGAGGTTGGCTTTCCGATCACCTTTTCCCTCTATTTGATGATGAAATTGACTGGTCTTCCCTATATTGTGTTTCTGAGCACGGGGCGATAAAAGGGCGCGGAACCGATATTTCTTCCTGGGAGCTAGATGAGGAATATGTGATCGCGGATGAGGTAAAAGATAAACTATATAAAGTTAGTCAAAAAGAACAATATGATGGTCTTATTCAATGGGATCAGACGAAAGAATCGATGGGTACGGTTGAAGCTGTTCATGGTGATCCTGGTGATAAAGAGCACTTAAAGAAAACACGAGAAGCTCTTCAGGAATACGCAGATGATGTAGATTCGATTTCTTCTAAATCTGGTAATAAAACAGTCGTTTCCACTTATGGGGTCGATGTGATTCATCCAGATCTGTCTAAAAAAATTGGAGCGACGTGGATTATTGATGAAATCCAATCTGCCGATAAAGTGTTTGTTTTTGGAGATAGCAGCGGGGATATGGTTATGGCTGTAACAGCCAAAGAGCATGAATTAAATAACATTACGTTTCATTGGGTTGGAGAAGGTGAAACACCACAAGAAAAGAATATCACTTCAATTTCAAGCAAGAAGTCCTATTCAGAAGGAACGAAGGAACTTCTAGAAAAGCACATTGGCTAA
- a CDS encoding helix-turn-helix domain-containing protein, with translation MIGAKIRYFRQMKGITQEQLASGICSIPYLSKIEHGLAQPSEELVEHLCNELGVSLEQVDDEDKISEMTKYLKDWYREMRIRDLEQVENKKKKIEKEFENIEDPILLTTYLLFKFRYHLLNLELDKSNTLLERLYIVQESLNHDLEFYYYYFLGLYYYQLKKFSDSLEVYKKAEKLSKTMNLDVGELSEFYYQKALVHGRLYQVALSNNHAVKALSLFNQEYNFKRSADIEVLLGINNLRILNYEEATNHFKNTLKYAESFNDKYLKSIVYHNLGLVSAAMGLSLEALDYYKSGLQYINEDDSEEVVQTIYLIATEYSKLNKIENAENWLATGLKQALNNEVINYVYHFKILEHHVKQTYNSDYEVLLKEEAIPYFEEKQSWKYVTDYCEKLADYYNHSSQYKNASYYYRLANDARKKIIN, from the coding sequence ATGATTGGAGCAAAAATCCGATACTTCAGACAAATGAAAGGCATCACTCAAGAACAACTTGCTTCCGGTATCTGTTCTATTCCTTATCTAAGTAAGATTGAACACGGACTTGCCCAGCCAAGTGAAGAACTTGTCGAACATCTATGTAATGAGCTAGGTGTCTCTTTAGAACAGGTTGATGATGAAGATAAAATCTCAGAAATGACTAAGTATCTAAAAGACTGGTACAGAGAAATGAGAATAAGAGATCTCGAGCAAGTTGAAAATAAGAAGAAAAAGATCGAAAAAGAGTTTGAGAATATTGAAGATCCCATACTACTTACTACTTATCTTTTATTTAAATTTCGCTATCATCTTCTTAATTTAGAATTAGATAAATCTAATACTTTACTTGAGCGATTATATATAGTTCAAGAAAGCTTAAATCATGATCTAGAATTCTACTATTATTATTTTTTAGGATTGTATTATTACCAATTAAAGAAATTTAGTGATTCTCTAGAAGTCTACAAAAAGGCAGAAAAGCTTAGTAAAACTATGAACCTAGATGTAGGGGAACTGAGTGAATTCTATTATCAAAAAGCGCTGGTTCATGGAAGGCTATATCAAGTAGCATTATCTAATAATCACGCTGTCAAAGCTCTATCATTATTTAATCAAGAGTATAATTTTAAAAGAAGTGCTGATATTGAAGTTCTACTTGGAATAAATAATTTAAGAATATTAAATTATGAAGAAGCTACAAATCATTTCAAAAACACTTTGAAATATGCTGAATCATTTAATGATAAGTACTTAAAAAGTATTGTTTACCACAACTTAGGTTTGGTATCCGCTGCCATGGGTTTATCACTTGAGGCTTTGGATTATTATAAATCTGGTCTTCAATATATTAATGAAGATGACTCTGAAGAAGTAGTACAGACTATTTACTTAATTGCTACTGAATATAGTAAATTAAATAAAATAGAGAATGCAGAGAATTGGCTAGCAACAGGATTAAAGCAAGCTCTGAATAATGAAGTTATTAATTACGTGTATCATTTCAAAATTTTAGAACATCATGTTAAACAAACATATAACTCTGATTATGAGGTCCTATTAAAAGAGGAGGCTATCCCTTATTTTGAAGAGAAACAATCTTGGAAATACGTTACTGATTATTGTGAAAAACTAGCTGATTATTATAATCATTCATCGCAATACAAAAATGCTAGTTATTATTATCGTCTGGCCAATGATGCCAGAAAAAAAATCATTAACTAA
- a CDS encoding cell wall-binding repeat-containing protein, producing the protein MGEVSQLKSKTIFLLLLCSFFFSVNPELSEAESDNETERILVTYEQTKSPSRDSKLSTKVEVINVPVNEVDKMIEQFEANKDVQHVEMDQPVYLMDSVQPNDTFLSYQKPWIDQIHLIKGWELANVESSSLKVAVIDSGVDLTHPDLKPNLVDGINLVEPSKSVQDIDGHGTKVSGLIGAVTNNQLGVVSPSRGTSIMPIKVTENGTGNLSTVVQGIRYAIDHDADVINLSLGNYNNSFALRTVIEEAISKNILIVGAAGNDNDSGVVFPAAYPDVLAVASVKTGTEEKASFSNYGALVDISAPGTDIYSTSLNGEYAFDKGTSMSAPIVASSGVLLKEYAPYLTNKQTFKLLKQTASALTSSYDLGSGVLNMEGAINGVTEYNRIYGDTAIDTAIEISKNNWTTLEEQTLSIGGDNKKGRFVVLARSDEFPDSLAASPLASMLGSPILLTKKNSLSINVMRELSRLSANHVLVIGGNNAIPEAITEQLKAEGISSTRIAGDNRYETATKIANIVGSEKTKEAFIVSGEKFPDALSISSFASRLGAPVLFTKSDFLPAETKAFLNELDPDKAYVIGGESIIGKSVYSQIPSSNTERIGGEDRFDTNFKVLLRFGVAENSEEVYFATGLKFPDALTGGAAASLSGHSIILVHPTRENNALEKSILYLNNQGINQYRILGGPAAINQTKAWDIDQMLVQ; encoded by the coding sequence ATGGGAGAGGTGTCACAACTGAAGTCAAAAACTATTTTTCTTTTGTTATTATGCAGTTTCTTCTTTTCAGTAAATCCTGAATTATCAGAAGCGGAATCTGATAATGAGACAGAGCGTATTCTTGTTACATATGAACAGACTAAAAGTCCATCAAGAGATTCGAAACTTTCTACCAAAGTAGAAGTGATTAATGTACCTGTCAATGAAGTAGATAAAATGATTGAACAATTTGAAGCAAATAAAGATGTTCAGCATGTCGAAATGGACCAACCAGTTTATTTAATGGATTCAGTACAACCCAACGACACTTTTTTATCATATCAAAAGCCGTGGATCGATCAAATTCATCTCATAAAAGGGTGGGAGCTTGCTAATGTTGAATCAAGTTCATTAAAGGTTGCGGTAATTGATTCAGGAGTTGATCTGACTCATCCAGATTTAAAACCAAATCTTGTAGATGGGATTAACCTAGTGGAACCGTCTAAATCGGTTCAGGATATTGATGGTCATGGTACAAAAGTTTCTGGACTTATTGGAGCTGTAACGAACAATCAACTAGGGGTAGTTTCTCCTTCTCGTGGAACTTCGATTATGCCAATTAAAGTGACAGAAAACGGTACTGGTAATTTATCAACCGTTGTTCAAGGTATTCGTTATGCAATTGATCATGATGCAGATGTAATTAATTTAAGTTTAGGAAACTATAATAACTCGTTTGCTCTAAGAACTGTAATTGAAGAAGCGATTTCAAAAAATATTCTTATCGTAGGTGCAGCCGGTAATGATAATGATTCTGGAGTGGTTTTTCCAGCGGCATATCCTGATGTTTTAGCTGTAGCCTCTGTTAAAACAGGGACCGAAGAAAAAGCCTCATTTTCAAATTATGGAGCATTAGTTGATATTTCCGCTCCTGGCACGGACATTTATAGTACTTCATTGAATGGAGAATATGCTTTTGATAAAGGTACAAGTATGTCTGCGCCAATTGTCGCTTCATCAGGTGTGTTACTAAAGGAATATGCTCCATATTTAACGAATAAGCAAACGTTTAAATTATTAAAGCAAACGGCTAGTGCTCTGACTAGTTCATACGACCTTGGAAGTGGCGTGTTAAATATGGAAGGAGCTATCAACGGCGTAACAGAGTATAACCGTATCTATGGTGACACTGCAATTGATACAGCAATCGAAATTTCCAAAAATAATTGGACTACGTTGGAGGAACAAACGCTATCCATTGGAGGCGATAACAAGAAAGGTCGCTTCGTAGTACTTGCTCGCTCAGATGAATTTCCTGATAGCTTAGCCGCTTCACCGCTTGCTTCTATGCTTGGTAGTCCGATTCTACTCACGAAAAAAAATAGTCTATCAATCAATGTAATGAGGGAACTTAGTAGGTTATCTGCTAATCATGTTTTAGTTATAGGTGGGAATAATGCAATTCCTGAAGCAATTACAGAACAGCTTAAAGCGGAAGGGATTTCGAGTACACGCATTGCAGGAGATAACCGCTATGAAACAGCTACTAAAATTGCGAATATCGTCGGTAGTGAAAAGACAAAAGAAGCATTCATCGTTTCTGGTGAAAAGTTCCCAGATGCTTTGTCTATTTCATCTTTCGCATCAAGGCTCGGAGCCCCTGTACTTTTTACGAAAAGTGATTTTTTACCAGCTGAAACGAAGGCTTTTTTGAACGAGCTTGATCCAGACAAAGCTTATGTTATTGGTGGAGAATCGATCATCGGTAAGAGTGTGTACTCTCAAATCCCATCTTCCAATACGGAGAGAATTGGGGGAGAAGACCGCTTTGATACAAACTTCAAAGTATTGCTAAGGTTTGGAGTAGCAGAAAATAGTGAGGAAGTCTACTTTGCTACTGGTCTTAAGTTTCCAGATGCCTTAACTGGTGGGGCAGCTGCATCGTTATCAGGTCATTCTATTATTTTGGTTCACCCTACTAGAGAGAATAATGCTTTAGAGAAGTCCATTCTCTATTTAAATAATCAAGGAATAAATCAATATCGGATTCTAGGTGGTCCAGCAGCCATTAATCAAACAAAAGCCTGGGATATTGATCAAATGCTTGTTCAATAA
- a CDS encoding cell wall-binding repeat-containing protein gives MTFKKKVLTIVAGASLVASSFAGMTYNPEKAEAALTETKKFKLPVTQEIASLAASEQSKQELIIVANEHGGADLTKELEKLGVKVKKNTNNYLYLAEVPTNKVLQVYRLDSVGMLGANNEIVLDEGPKEDTDLKPKVKNPEDVVKPATEETHSATGVDEFHDKYDGTGVKVGIIDTGVDPGHEAFTQYNEKGEIISSKIKGVVDTVGEGDVWFQQEAAEGDSITVEEDTYKTEGIDAEDDTYYFGTLNPASYDVDGKGKPLYRDLNGDGTGDANFDVLLVDDKVYIDIDQDKDFTDEKAYGEGDVDNMDLNPEDKVAGANFRIASPSPTYQGHQFPDSTLYPFPVATIFFDGDGHGTHVSGITAANGPDRENETGAVAAEGVAPGADLYGLKVFDSAGRTYGWSIANAMYLAAVPEELGGFGTDVVNMSLGSSPDLNDGSGAYAKIIEDMGELFDTIYVTSAGNDGPGVDSVGAPGDGVKALSIGAYINSKMWATEYGYYPYGKNADGSPVQGEGLWYFSANGPTEDGQQKPDFVAPGSAYASFPEHLGNYEVLQGTSMSSPYVAGAVATLKQAALKDRIPFDYELAREALIQTAVHVDGYTRVQEGAGLIDVPAAYEYIRKHFINEVKEVNVTVYHGEKVSGGPGLYVRNKEVPEEVKVMVENPTDETKNLNISSNSDWFTPSVKSIKLAPGEFKEMTVKYDKSKMNIGVNAGTLLIDDPDTAYAEARSFQTIILGEDFTSEDRFRLTHEDEVQSSKTKSYFFNVEEGAQEVRFALEALKENDEFQGRVRMLVMNPDGDQVNAFQGYAGYDGIGVEDYVAKSPKSGVWEVAVYGTAAPKDDLDMNKFKLEAFVQDIVSSPGRIALGSAMPGSEVSKSVTFENYLSTKRSVEVVGGAFSKPETMKSRETVKGEGGVYDKTMTLKNNISLDVAIGNTSDAGDDLDLYLYRSKDGKTIGDYIAIDADGDSEESFSVKNLPDGEYTIRVEGYSTVGDTTDFDLSVTEAKVLEAGEKGAGKIEVTGKSSFDLGVGKKATTDVKITTPENSGKYTAGVFLKDKATGEVLSIVPVETDGDMVEVVAGDNRFETAIEVSKQMYPEGTTADTVFIATGFNFPDALSAGPLASAYDAPILLANKDGMLSDEVLNEISRLKAKNVMILGGENAISKKVNTQLANIGVSTADIERLSGDTRYDTNVQIINKLAEKGSTSKAVFLATGKNFADALSAASIAGANDMPIVLTDGKTLTEDAKKLMKGKQVYVLGGDAVISDEVVDMTDELSLTTKRLAGANRFGTLVEIHKELGTNTDQLFVANGMNFPDALAAAPLVVKDQGSMFLVKSDEIPKEIESYLVKYFTTTDVSGAKVLGGENAVNKDVKNQLNKWLNK, from the coding sequence ATGACGTTTAAGAAAAAAGTCCTAACTATTGTTGCGGGCGCTTCTCTTGTTGCTTCTTCATTCGCGGGAATGACGTATAATCCAGAAAAAGCTGAGGCTGCTTTAACAGAAACGAAGAAATTTAAGCTTCCTGTCACACAGGAGATTGCCTCACTTGCTGCAAGTGAACAATCAAAACAGGAATTGATTATTGTTGCAAACGAACACGGTGGGGCTGATCTTACAAAAGAGCTTGAAAAACTTGGAGTGAAAGTAAAGAAGAATACAAACAACTACTTGTATCTTGCTGAAGTTCCAACAAATAAAGTTCTGCAGGTATATCGTTTAGACTCTGTTGGTATGCTCGGGGCGAACAATGAAATCGTGCTGGATGAAGGTCCGAAAGAAGATACTGATCTTAAACCGAAAGTGAAAAACCCTGAAGATGTTGTTAAACCTGCAACCGAAGAAACTCACTCAGCAACCGGTGTTGATGAATTCCACGACAAGTATGATGGAACAGGAGTGAAAGTAGGGATTATTGACACTGGTGTCGATCCAGGCCACGAAGCCTTTACTCAATATAATGAAAAAGGCGAAATTATTTCTTCTAAAATTAAAGGCGTCGTAGATACAGTAGGAGAAGGAGACGTGTGGTTTCAGCAGGAAGCAGCTGAAGGCGACTCTATTACTGTAGAAGAAGACACATATAAAACAGAAGGTATTGATGCGGAAGACGATACATATTATTTCGGTACGTTGAATCCAGCATCTTATGATGTAGATGGAAAAGGCAAGCCGTTGTATAGAGACTTAAATGGAGATGGAACAGGAGATGCTAATTTCGATGTTCTTCTCGTAGATGACAAAGTCTATATCGATATCGATCAGGACAAAGATTTCACTGACGAAAAAGCATATGGCGAGGGCGATGTTGATAACATGGACCTTAACCCCGAAGACAAAGTAGCTGGTGCTAACTTTAGAATTGCAAGTCCTAGTCCTACTTATCAAGGTCATCAATTCCCAGATTCAACATTGTATCCATTCCCAGTTGCGACAATTTTCTTTGATGGTGACGGTCATGGTACACACGTATCTGGTATTACGGCTGCAAATGGGCCAGACCGAGAAAATGAAACTGGCGCTGTAGCAGCTGAAGGTGTAGCACCTGGGGCAGATCTATACGGTCTAAAAGTATTTGACTCCGCCGGCAGAACTTACGGCTGGAGTATTGCCAATGCAATGTATCTTGCTGCTGTACCTGAAGAGTTAGGTGGATTTGGTACAGATGTCGTAAACATGAGTCTTGGCTCCTCACCAGACCTTAATGATGGATCCGGTGCTTATGCGAAAATCATTGAAGATATGGGCGAGCTATTCGATACGATTTATGTCACTTCTGCTGGTAATGATGGACCCGGCGTGGATTCTGTAGGTGCTCCTGGTGATGGAGTGAAAGCTCTTTCGATTGGAGCATACATTAACAGTAAGATGTGGGCAACTGAGTATGGATACTACCCATATGGGAAAAATGCAGATGGATCTCCAGTACAAGGTGAAGGTTTATGGTACTTCTCTGCAAACGGACCGACGGAAGATGGTCAACAAAAACCAGACTTTGTGGCACCGGGATCTGCTTATGCTTCTTTCCCAGAGCATTTAGGTAATTACGAAGTTCTTCAAGGGACAAGTATGTCTTCTCCATATGTAGCCGGAGCGGTAGCAACACTAAAGCAAGCTGCCCTTAAAGATCGTATTCCATTCGATTATGAGCTTGCTCGTGAAGCACTTATTCAAACAGCTGTTCATGTGGACGGCTACACTCGTGTTCAAGAAGGTGCTGGTCTAATTGATGTACCCGCAGCCTATGAATACATTCGCAAGCATTTTATTAATGAAGTAAAAGAAGTCAATGTAACGGTTTACCACGGTGAAAAAGTTTCTGGTGGACCAGGACTTTATGTTCGAAACAAAGAAGTACCTGAAGAAGTTAAAGTAATGGTAGAAAACCCAACAGATGAGACGAAAAACCTTAACATTTCATCAAACTCTGATTGGTTTACTCCTTCTGTGAAAAGCATTAAACTTGCACCAGGTGAATTTAAGGAAATGACTGTGAAGTATGATAAGAGCAAGATGAATATTGGTGTTAATGCAGGCACACTTTTGATCGATGATCCAGATACCGCTTATGCAGAAGCACGTTCTTTCCAAACCATCATACTTGGAGAAGACTTTACTTCTGAAGATCGTTTCCGTTTAACACATGAAGATGAAGTGCAGTCTTCGAAGACGAAGAGTTATTTCTTTAACGTTGAAGAAGGCGCACAAGAAGTGCGATTTGCCTTGGAAGCTCTTAAAGAAAACGATGAATTCCAGGGACGTGTTCGCATGCTTGTTATGAATCCTGATGGTGATCAGGTTAACGCATTCCAGGGGTATGCTGGTTATGATGGTATTGGCGTAGAAGACTATGTTGCGAAAAGTCCAAAGTCTGGTGTTTGGGAAGTAGCGGTCTATGGTACTGCAGCTCCAAAAGACGACCTTGATATGAACAAATTTAAACTAGAAGCATTCGTTCAGGATATTGTATCTAGCCCAGGAAGAATTGCGCTTGGTAGCGCTATGCCGGGAAGTGAAGTATCTAAATCTGTCACATTTGAAAACTACTTATCTACGAAACGCTCAGTAGAAGTAGTAGGCGGCGCATTTAGTAAGCCTGAAACAATGAAAAGCCGTGAAACAGTCAAAGGTGAAGGTGGCGTCTATGATAAGACAATGACCTTGAAGAATAATATTTCTCTCGATGTAGCAATCGGCAATACGAGTGATGCGGGCGATGATCTTGATCTTTACCTTTATCGTTCAAAAGATGGTAAAACGATTGGGGATTATATTGCCATTGATGCAGACGGAGATTCTGAAGAATCGTTCTCTGTTAAAAATCTTCCAGATGGTGAATATACAATCCGTGTAGAAGGTTATTCAACGGTTGGAGATACTACAGATTTCGACCTCTCTGTTACAGAAGCGAAAGTGCTTGAAGCTGGTGAAAAAGGTGCCGGTAAGATTGAAGTTACTGGTAAGTCTAGCTTTGATTTAGGGGTAGGTAAGAAAGCAACGACGGATGTGAAAATTACGACACCAGAAAATAGTGGTAAATATACAGCTGGAGTATTCTTGAAAGATAAAGCGACTGGTGAAGTTCTTTCAATCGTACCGGTTGAAACAGATGGCGATATGGTAGAAGTGGTAGCAGGGGACAATCGCTTTGAAACAGCTATTGAAGTATCAAAGCAAATGTACCCAGAAGGTACTACTGCTGATACAGTATTCATCGCAACTGGATTTAATTTCCCGGATGCACTATCTGCTGGACCATTAGCAAGTGCTTACGATGCACCAATTTTACTTGCTAATAAAGATGGTATGCTTTCAGATGAAGTTCTAAACGAAATTTCTCGCCTAAAAGCTAAGAATGTGATGATTCTTGGTGGCGAAAATGCAATCTCGAAGAAAGTAAACACTCAGCTTGCAAACATTGGCGTAAGTACAGCTGATATCGAGCGCCTTAGCGGAGACACTCGTTATGATACGAACGTTCAAATTATTAATAAGCTTGCTGAAAAAGGTTCAACTAGTAAAGCGGTCTTCCTTGCTACTGGTAAAAACTTCGCAGATGCCCTAAGTGCAGCTTCCATTGCTGGTGCTAACGATATGCCAATTGTACTGACTGATGGAAAAACGCTTACTGAAGATGCGAAAAAGCTAATGAAAGGTAAGCAAGTATATGTTCTTGGTGGGGATGCGGTAATCTCAGATGAGGTAGTTGATATGACTGATGAACTATCGCTTACGACAAAACGCCTTGCGGGAGCAAACCGTTTTGGTACGCTTGTTGAAATTCATAAAGAACTAGGTACAAATACAGATCAACTGTTTGTTGCAAATGGAATGAACTTCCCGGATGCACTTGCAGCTGCACCACTTGTTGTGAAAGATCAAGGTAGTATGTTCCTTGTGAAGAGTGATGAAATCCCGAAAGAGATTGAATCTTATCTTGTTAAGTACTTTACAACAACGGATGTATCTGGAGCGAAAGTGCTTGGTGGAGAAAATGCCGTGAACAAAGATGTGAAAAATCAACTAAACAAATGGTTAAATAAGTAA
- a CDS encoding SGNH/GDSL hydrolase family protein yields MKNVVLLIAIIGCLALVIAGKFHWDDKIAQTGETVSAEVDSNSNVDTRNSELNEKPVSDKDLKKLVSNFPEQVQEKIMSSNDPISVAIVGSESIGTKKNGLKQSVEKGLEESFWKGAFTVEVFTFEEATTKTIVQDELYDDVIDEKPDIVVLEAFTLNDNGKVIIDEGHKNLSTVMSELNESLPGVSIMLMPSNPIADPGYYNIQINALGNYAEANDLIYLDHWSVWPVVDSTEIEDYLVDSRPNDKGFDVWGEFIVDYFSGH; encoded by the coding sequence ATGAAGAATGTAGTATTATTGATTGCGATCATTGGGTGTCTAGCACTTGTAATAGCTGGAAAATTTCATTGGGACGATAAGATTGCCCAAACAGGTGAGACTGTTAGTGCAGAAGTCGATTCAAACTCGAATGTAGATACTCGAAACAGTGAACTTAATGAAAAGCCGGTAAGTGATAAGGATTTAAAAAAACTTGTTTCCAATTTTCCAGAGCAGGTACAGGAGAAAATAATGTCTTCTAATGATCCGATTTCAGTCGCTATTGTTGGGTCTGAATCGATTGGAACAAAGAAAAATGGACTCAAGCAAAGCGTTGAAAAAGGTTTGGAAGAGTCGTTTTGGAAAGGGGCTTTTACTGTGGAGGTGTTCACCTTCGAAGAAGCGACAACAAAGACGATTGTTCAGGATGAGTTATATGATGATGTTATCGACGAAAAGCCAGATATTGTTGTATTAGAAGCCTTTACGTTAAATGACAATGGGAAGGTTATTATTGATGAAGGGCACAAGAATCTTTCGACTGTTATGTCAGAATTAAACGAGTCGTTACCTGGTGTGAGCATTATGCTAATGCCCTCTAACCCAATTGCGGACCCCGGCTATTATAATATTCAAATCAATGCGTTAGGAAATTATGCTGAGGCGAATGACCTGATTTATTTGGATCATTGGTCAGTCTGGCCAGTTGTTGATAGTACAGAAATAGAAGACTATTTAGTAGACTCAAGGCCAAATGATAAAGGCTTTGACGTTTGGGGAGAATTTATCGTGGATTATTTCAGTGGTCACTAA